A stretch of Aureispira sp. CCB-E DNA encodes these proteins:
- a CDS encoding cation diffusion facilitator family transporter, whose translation MAGSSKKAIYGAIIANTAIAVSKFIAAFFTGSSSMLSEGIHSLVDTGNGALLLLGIKKSQKPADKQHPYGYGNEIYFWSFIVAVLIFALGGGIALYEGIEAVLHPHDKVNTDYVIWNYAILIFAMVFEGFALSVALKEFNSHRTHRSFFKEIVASKDTSTAAVVIEDSAALIGLSIAFLSVFAGHMTGNVYFDGIGSILIGVLLVSVSLFFAIECKDLLIGEGLVQSDLDKITKILDEEPEIGAYKRPLSLYFGPNEVLVNLDVTFKRGMTSSQIELAIDRVESKIKKAIPTVNRIFIEAETVKTVVAHAE comes from the coding sequence ATGGCTGGTTCATCCAAAAAGGCAATTTACGGCGCAATTATAGCCAACACAGCAATTGCTGTCAGCAAATTCATTGCTGCATTTTTCACAGGATCTTCATCTATGCTTTCTGAAGGCATTCACTCCTTAGTGGACACAGGAAATGGTGCCTTACTCCTATTAGGCATCAAAAAAAGTCAAAAACCTGCTGATAAGCAACATCCTTATGGATATGGAAATGAGATTTACTTTTGGTCATTTATTGTGGCAGTTCTAATTTTTGCTTTAGGAGGAGGCATTGCTCTTTATGAAGGTATCGAAGCGGTCTTGCACCCACACGATAAGGTCAATACAGATTATGTTATTTGGAACTATGCCATCTTAATTTTTGCTATGGTCTTTGAAGGATTCGCCTTGAGTGTTGCGCTCAAAGAATTCAATAGTCATAGAACTCATCGTTCGTTCTTTAAAGAAATTGTTGCTAGTAAGGATACTTCTACAGCTGCCGTTGTGATTGAAGATAGCGCAGCCTTGATTGGTTTGTCGATTGCCTTTCTTTCTGTTTTTGCTGGGCATATGACAGGCAACGTTTATTTTGATGGAATTGGTTCTATTCTAATTGGAGTTTTACTGGTTAGTGTCTCTTTGTTCTTTGCCATAGAATGTAAAGATTTGCTAATTGGGGAAGGATTGGTTCAAAGCGATTTGGACAAAATCACCAAGATTTTGGATGAAGAGCCTGAAATCGGAGCTTACAAGCGACCACTTAGTTTGTACTTTGGACCAAATGAGGTTTTGGTAAACTTGGATGTGACCTTCAAAAGAGGGATGACTTCTTCTCAGATAGAATTAGCAATTGATCGGGTTGAATCGAAAATCAAAAAAGCAATTCCTACTGTCAATCGAATTTTTATTGAAGCTGAAACAGTTAAAACAGTTGTTGCTCACGCAGAATAA
- a CDS encoding AAA family ATPase, with product MNSITNLLKAYSNNQKAQDAIRLIEHTSSSVFLTGKAGTGKSTLLTYLTKSLSKKHIILAPTELAALQVGGENIHSFFGFEWRAYLPNDKGIPPLPPTTIQLLEEIELIIIDEISMVRCDLMNAIDLSLRANLRSNLPFGGKQLLMIGDLYQLPPIIDERDKETVNLLRTHYTSRYFFSAKAFEGDYQYQIVELSKVYRQRDKKFISLLNAIRVNQLDQQHLNLLNERYDVKGGLSSNFKITLASTNAVIKQLNEENLAAIEAPLVTFHAEELGNFANVGSAYPTDKELRIKVGAQIMFVKDDENEQWVNGTIGRITEIFEDKLLVEIKAGKATEIVSVSHHTWHKYVYQWNHETETVERKPIGSFTQLPVKLAWGITIHKSQGQTFDHVIINLGRKAFATGQTYVALSRCTSFKGITLKRPVSPEDIFVDKRITRFLEAQKQYRADKNSYMTMLEHTERSIQQQHLIISSLEEKSIQARQEMQQLIHNLVEQSKRVDWLTTDLEAAKNNLKENESKLGQALSDLAEKEAEVTNLSGSKGIYQIVIVVLAIACLWLLFS from the coding sequence ATGAATTCAATTACTAATTTACTAAAGGCATATAGCAACAATCAAAAAGCACAAGATGCCATTCGCTTAATTGAACATACATCCAGCTCTGTTTTTTTAACAGGAAAAGCAGGTACAGGAAAATCGACACTCTTAACGTATTTAACCAAGAGTTTAAGTAAAAAACACATCATATTAGCACCTACCGAACTTGCTGCGCTGCAAGTTGGTGGAGAAAACATTCATTCTTTTTTTGGTTTTGAATGGCGTGCTTATCTGCCCAATGACAAAGGCATTCCTCCCTTGCCCCCTACAACCATTCAACTTCTGGAAGAAATTGAGTTGATTATTATTGATGAAATTTCAATGGTACGATGCGACTTAATGAATGCCATTGACTTATCCTTAAGAGCTAATTTAAGATCCAACCTCCCTTTTGGAGGCAAACAACTTTTAATGATTGGAGACTTGTATCAACTGCCTCCTATTATTGACGAACGAGACAAAGAAACTGTCAATTTATTGCGCACGCATTATACTTCTAGGTATTTTTTCAGTGCCAAAGCGTTTGAAGGAGATTATCAGTATCAAATTGTTGAGCTGTCTAAGGTGTATCGCCAAAGAGACAAAAAATTTATTAGCTTGCTCAATGCGATTCGTGTCAATCAATTAGATCAACAACACCTAAATTTGCTCAACGAGCGATACGATGTCAAAGGAGGATTGTCTTCTAACTTTAAAATCACCTTGGCTTCTACCAATGCTGTTATCAAACAGCTAAACGAAGAAAACCTAGCAGCTATTGAAGCTCCCTTGGTGACTTTTCATGCTGAAGAGCTAGGCAACTTTGCCAATGTTGGTAGTGCCTATCCCACAGATAAGGAGTTGCGAATAAAAGTTGGTGCTCAAATTATGTTTGTCAAAGACGATGAAAACGAACAGTGGGTTAATGGTACTATTGGTCGAATCACAGAAATTTTTGAAGATAAGTTATTGGTTGAAATCAAAGCTGGAAAGGCAACTGAAATTGTGTCAGTCTCTCATCACACTTGGCATAAATACGTTTATCAATGGAATCATGAAACCGAAACTGTTGAACGCAAACCTATTGGTTCTTTTACCCAGTTACCCGTAAAACTTGCGTGGGGAATTACCATACACAAGAGCCAAGGACAAACTTTTGACCATGTTATTATTAATTTGGGTCGAAAAGCGTTTGCAACAGGACAAACTTATGTTGCGTTGAGTCGATGTACTTCTTTCAAAGGAATTACTCTCAAGCGTCCAGTCAGCCCTGAGGATATCTTTGTAGACAAGCGCATCACTCGATTTTTGGAAGCTCAAAAGCAATATCGTGCAGATAAAAATAGTTACATGACTATGCTGGAGCACACCGAGCGTTCTATTCAACAACAACATTTGATTATTAGCTCTTTGGAAGAAAAATCCATCCAGGCTCGTCAAGAAATGCAACAACTCATTCACAACTTGGTCGAACAATCTAAACGAGTAGACTGGTTGACAACAGATCTAGAAGCAGCAAAGAATAACCTGAAAGAAAATGAATCAAAATTGGGGCAAGCGCTTTCTGATTTGGCTGAAAAAGAAGCAGAAGTTACCAATCTATCAGGCTCCAAAGGAATTTACCAAATTGTTATTGTCGTGCTAGCTATTGCTTGCCTGTGGCTATTGTTTTCATAA
- a CDS encoding NrtR DNA-binding winged helix domain-containing protein — MLYNKTNYKPSVTVDCVVFGLDKSADVRVLLIKRAYEPFKNAWAIPGGFIKENETLDAAAQRELEEETGVRDIFIEQLYTFGSLDRDPRGHVISVAYFALINLEEHPTSAATDAQDAQWFKLSEVPELAFDHAQILDMAIKRLDSKVRYQPIGFELLPDKFTLSELQNLYETILGRALNRRNFRSKILKMGILEQLERQKDVPHRPAFLYKFNKEKYEELTKNGFEFAISPPKERHT; from the coding sequence ATGCTTTATAATAAAACAAATTACAAACCTTCTGTAACCGTAGACTGCGTGGTTTTTGGATTGGACAAAAGTGCAGATGTTCGTGTTTTATTAATCAAACGTGCTTACGAACCCTTCAAAAACGCTTGGGCAATTCCTGGTGGTTTCATCAAAGAAAATGAAACCTTAGATGCCGCTGCTCAACGTGAACTAGAGGAAGAAACAGGTGTTCGAGATATTTTTATAGAACAACTCTACACCTTTGGAAGTTTGGATAGAGACCCTAGAGGGCATGTCATTAGTGTTGCTTACTTTGCATTAATTAATTTAGAAGAACACCCTACTTCTGCAGCAACCGATGCACAAGACGCTCAATGGTTCAAATTATCTGAAGTTCCCGAACTAGCCTTTGACCATGCCCAAATTTTAGATATGGCCATCAAACGCTTAGACTCGAAAGTTCGCTACCAACCCATTGGTTTTGAATTATTACCAGACAAATTCACACTGAGTGAATTACAAAATTTATACGAAACTATCTTAGGTAGAGCATTAAATCGTCGAAACTTTCGATCTAAAATCCTAAAAATGGGTATTTTGGAACAACTAGAACGCCAGAAGGATGTTCCTCATCGCCCTGCTTTCTTGTATAAATTCAACAAAGAGAAGTACGAAGAATTGACTAAAAATGGTTTTGAATTTGCTATTTCACCTCCCAAAGAACGACATACTTAA
- a CDS encoding T9SS type A sorting domain-containing protein, with protein sequence MKTQIKIQLLLLLFMSTWSMAQVTVKLRNISPTSGGATISECGEIDLGSSSTSTYHCEVYMEKPFNHALGDTDLYIYIENSFGIRFQVENKWILGSSFIGSISPQVSSIMFPFTLQASTFSTGDKLIAVLKTLTGVEYRSCEYTLKKGATSTPPSTPSFSLSPTSKTITCGTTSSVSFSVTETNNVSGSVSYEWNVGSGWATTAGVPVSGLITTTSRTLTLVPNTYPLSNISVVPIFKGNRQRSLHCQVSISPFTSTARIVGNSAVCSASNAVYTMTGLQNGETVNWTVSNPSLVTISNATNSQVTLTGVGQGDVFLTGTITNSCSQTIVKRMKVGVGVPVIIKPNCGGLVLTPIDQFPSDNSYCDLCRSNNFYADKNMIEAEATGGHNLTWDWDQQTTNFTWTTQQHRARFLPYQMGTIRFRVRAQNVCGWSSWYDQRINITQECDNDDDNVFGFAERSNISSLNSSKATLDYFTAYPNPASTIINLELADQSHTPNKKATVSAELFDFYGFPKAKILMDNYNGQIDVSRLPRGTYILKVSVDGNVESHQIVVE encoded by the coding sequence ATGAAAACACAAATTAAAATTCAATTATTATTATTGCTATTTATGTCTACTTGGTCTATGGCACAGGTAACTGTCAAGTTAAGAAATATATCTCCCACCTCTGGTGGTGCTACCATTAGTGAATGTGGAGAAATTGATTTAGGCTCTAGTAGCACTAGTACATATCATTGTGAAGTGTATATGGAGAAGCCTTTTAACCATGCTTTGGGAGATACTGATTTGTATATTTATATAGAAAATAGTTTCGGTATCCGCTTTCAAGTAGAGAACAAATGGATTCTTGGCTCCTCATTTATAGGAAGTATTTCTCCTCAAGTTAGTTCAATAATGTTCCCTTTTACATTACAAGCAAGCACTTTTTCAACTGGTGATAAGCTTATTGCAGTACTTAAAACGTTGACTGGTGTAGAGTATCGCTCTTGTGAATACACGCTAAAAAAAGGCGCTACTTCGACTCCTCCAAGCACTCCAAGTTTTTCTTTGTCTCCAACAAGCAAAACCATCACCTGTGGGACAACATCATCCGTTAGTTTTTCTGTAACCGAGACCAATAATGTTTCTGGAAGTGTATCTTATGAATGGAATGTTGGTTCTGGCTGGGCAACAACAGCAGGAGTTCCAGTAAGTGGTCTTATAACGACAACCTCTAGAACCTTAACATTGGTTCCTAATACTTATCCCTTGTCTAATATAAGCGTCGTGCCTATTTTTAAAGGCAATCGCCAAAGAAGTCTGCATTGCCAAGTTTCTATCAGTCCTTTTACTAGTACCGCACGAATTGTAGGGAATAGTGCCGTTTGCTCGGCGAGCAATGCTGTTTATACAATGACAGGTTTGCAAAATGGAGAGACAGTTAATTGGACTGTTTCGAATCCTTCCTTAGTTACAATAAGCAACGCGACTAATAGCCAAGTAACACTAACAGGAGTTGGACAAGGCGATGTTTTCTTAACAGGAACAATCACCAACAGCTGTAGCCAAACAATTGTTAAAAGAATGAAAGTAGGGGTTGGTGTACCTGTAATTATCAAGCCAAATTGTGGTGGTTTAGTGCTAACTCCTATTGACCAATTCCCATCCGATAATTCTTATTGTGACTTATGCCGTTCAAATAATTTTTATGCGGATAAAAATATGATAGAAGCAGAGGCAACAGGAGGTCACAATTTAACTTGGGATTGGGATCAACAAACCACTAATTTCACATGGACAACACAGCAACATAGAGCCCGTTTTCTTCCTTACCAAATGGGAACTATTCGATTCAGAGTTAGAGCTCAAAACGTATGCGGTTGGTCTTCTTGGTATGATCAACGAATCAATATCACGCAAGAATGTGATAATGACGATGACAATGTTTTTGGATTCGCAGAAAGAAGCAATATTTCAAGTTTGAATAGTAGCAAAGCTACTTTGGATTACTTTACAGCTTATCCTAATCCTGCTTCTACAATTATTAACCTAGAATTAGCCGACCAATCTCATACGCCTAATAAAAAAGCAACTGTGTCAGCTGAATTATTTGATTTCTATGGTTTTCCAAAAGCAAAAATCTTAATGGACAACTACAATGGTCAGATTGATGTTAGTCGTCTTCCTAGAGGTACTTATATCTTAAAAGTAAGTGTTGATGGTAACGTTGAAAGTCATCAAATTGTAGTAGAATAA
- a CDS encoding rhodanese-like domain-containing protein: MDRNEVKGVNVQQLKEMMDNGDDFIIIDVREPDEREICSIGGINVPLGLIDKNTDKIPRDKPAVVMCRSGKRSYMAILFLQQEYEYDNLFNLNGGIVAYARDVDKSLTLY; the protein is encoded by the coding sequence ATGGATAGAAACGAAGTAAAAGGAGTTAATGTTCAGCAATTAAAAGAAATGATGGACAATGGAGATGATTTTATCATCATTGATGTAAGAGAACCCGATGAAAGAGAAATTTGTTCTATTGGTGGTATAAATGTCCCTTTGGGATTAATTGATAAAAATACAGACAAAATCCCTAGAGATAAACCTGCTGTTGTCATGTGCAGAAGTGGCAAACGTAGCTACATGGCTATCTTATTTTTGCAACAAGAATACGAATACGACAACTTATTCAATTTAAACGGTGGTATTGTCGCTTATGCTAGAGATGTTGACAAAAGTCTAACCTTATACTAA